caagaggaagtttattgcatttgcaaatgggccgtctcaacaacacaacagcaccctctagtgcagtgcagagagagcggcctcgatcatcaatttcacagagtatttaaggcttaaaaccacaacattagcatatttccacagtgttacaatttcatttggtaacctaaaggattacaAGGTAAAAGtgggtttccagggtaaaagtgaagaagttacatgctgtacgtgccttgtggttttcatttctagcttgagcaagcaagggcaggggtcaatgtagtgtgtaataacttgtagtgttgtaacaggatataagttgggtacattttctgttaactttggcttttatagttcctaaaaacggttacaaaaacggttacatactgcaagttcagctaaagttcagccatcttatgaaagcattttcatttcttgcaaaaattgttgcaagcccagccaattaatacagaagcagaacaatatgcagttagctcaagcaactctatttcaaacctaacctgcctaattctttcactccctcctctttttcttggcaaattttaatcttaaaatttaaggaatagcTGCATCCTAAAATGTTTGTTCTATGtcttctctttttaaactttggtactgctgggtcaggaccagggCATGGGTGATAGACAGTCTActgttaataaactgaagaagcctatttattatgcagggtccaaAGGTTAAGATTAAAAGTAATATTATCAAGGGCCCTGTGATGGTGGAGATTAAGGTTGTTAACCAAGGGGATGAGTTAAACCAGCTCTGAAACCAGGACTGTCCTGCCTCAAAATGGCTCTGTCGTTGTTTTAGTCTCTCCCTTAATTTTGCCATGCTGTCTCTGACCACTCCAGTGCGATccgcatagaaacaacactcttcctttagggctgcacagagtcctccttcctttaaaaataccaggtccagcccccttctattttgtaatactacATCGGAGAGTGAAGTTAAGGACTTTTCCAAGGCACTGACAGATTCTTCTAAAGCTTgtaaatctgaatgcatagcttGTTGTAACAGGTGAAACTGATTTGTCTTAGACAGGGCAGCGgctccggtacctatgcctgccCCAATGCCCCTGACTATGAGTTCTCCCAATATGAGGGCTAGGGTTATTGTTAGGGGTTCCCTAGGGAGCCGAAGATTTCCCTCATATTGTCGGTAGACTTCCTCAGGGTCATGTAATGTGACCCGAGGCCATACTTCAACCATGACGCACCAttcatgagtttgattatgagctTGTCCTGCCAAGCAGGGGGTTAGGCCTGTATTGCATGCCCAAAATGTTCCATTTGGTCCTGTTAAATAataggtgcctggtttgaggGTCATAGTTTTATTACAGAGGCCCTGATATTGAGGGGGAATGGAGCCTACACAGAGTCCCTGCCCTGACACTTCTGGAAGAGTTAGGCGGTGGGATGGCAAATTGGTGCACTGGGGAGGGGCAATAGTATGGTTGGTCCAATTTCCAATGACAGCTactccctcataataagggggaggtgaggcTAGGCACAGCCAGCAATCCCGGGTCCTATCGGGGTCAGAGCCATTCAATGCTTGGAAGGCCCCATGTATTAGGTTGAGGAGCCTATGCCCCGTTCCGGGTAAGGAGGAATTTTCAGGGCCGGGCGGAGGAGGCGTTGCTACTACGTGCTTATTCGGGAAAACGGTTGTCGGGGAAGCCAGACTggactgactgctggcaggcgtcTGACTGGGCCGATTTCTGACAAGTACCTGCCCAAGAGATTTCCCCTTTGCAAAGTGTGGGGAGGTTGGGCTCCTCTgatctgttaatattttatttggtccAACCGATACAGTTGCGACAGCAACCATCTGGTTCAAGGCGAATAGGGCAAAGGGGTCTCTGGCCGGTCTATACAAGTATATGTCCCATGACTTAGGCCCGACCCATTTGTcctgttttcccttatctgtgaagCGAAGGATCTGGAGGTGACACCTACCCAACGTCCCATTTATACAAGTACTACAGTCCCTACCCCCACAGTTACTAAATATTATACCTGGAGCCGCCCCGATAGTAATCAGGTCCCATGAAGAGGAGGGTTTCCAGTGTGCACTTccagtggtttcacatccccatTTTTCACAGTATCCTACTTCGGGGCCCCCGCAACCAGGAAGggattttccattctttcccccTGGACAGACATAGGTTCCTCCCTTCCCAACACATACATCGTCAGCATCAAAAAGTTGACAAAGGTCAAAATACAATTCAGGAAAATAATCACTAAGAACATTAAAACCAGAGGTGCTATTGACAATTGCTCCGGTTCTTAAATTAATAAGCTGCCAAGTAATATGATAAGGGATATGAGGACTTGAGTTTACTACAACCATGCTGAAAAAGAATACTAAGAGCAAAATAGTCTTATCTTGAGGGGGTTTTGAGTGCGTTGTAGTCTCCATTCCGGTGTCGGCTTGTCGGCAGGGCTGCCTGTCCCTTGACTCTGTTCAGTTGCTGCTTTCTTGACGTGCGACACGTGAATCCAGGCGGCGATTCCGTCCACCTTTACCGCCGTCGGTGTGGTCAGTAGTACTGTGTAAGGTCCTTTCCAGCGCGGCTCAAGATTCTTGGTCTGGTGCCTGCGAACGTAGAcggtgtccccagcctggaacgagtgtgggagcatggGGCCTTTGGACTAATATgcggcagccagctgcttccccaTGTGCTTGTGAATCAGCTGCAAGGCACGGAAACGAGTCTGCAAAGTAGGGGATGTTGCAAaagagtcaatactgggtcccaacaaatctgcCGCGGGTGGAGGGCCTCCATACAATATTTCATAAGATGTTAGTCCACATACAGAAGGTGTTTTGcgagccctaaacaaagccattGGCAGCAATTcaacccagtctctagtgccagtctccattatCAACTTAGTTAAGGTCTCCCTAATTGTTGTTTTGAaacaaaggaggggagcagggtgtttgagatgcggATGCATATAAAtgccttctctttaggcctgtcacacacacacaagctcacaacTGGCTTCCTGCCTAACCTTttccctcaagaggaatacccaaaattttgggattatggatggagttccgtcttccgTAACTTCTTCACAGCTGGCAtatgggcgtcgagggagatctgggtattctctcttgctatctgtcttatggtatgtgacagtagccttaggAACACTGTGCCG
This window of the Lepus europaeus isolate LE1 unplaced genomic scaffold, mLepTim1.pri SCAFFOLD_28, whole genome shotgun sequence genome carries:
- the LOC133754692 gene encoding MLV-related proviral Env polyprotein-like translates to MVVVNSSPHIPYHITWQLINLRTGAIVNSTSGFNVLSDYFPELYFDLCQLFDADDVCVGKGGTYVCPGGKNGKSLPGCGGPEVGYCEKWGCETTGSAHWKPSSSWDLITIGAAPGIIFSNCGGRDCSTCINGTLGRCHLQILRFTDKGKQDKWVGPKSWDIYLYRPARDPFALFALNQMVAVATVSVGPNKILTDQRSPTSPHFAKGKSLGQVLVRNRPSQTPASSQSSLASPTTVFPNKHVVATPPPPGPENSSLPGTGHRLLNLIHGAFQALNGSDPDRTRDCWLCLASPPPYYEGVAVIGNWTNHTIAPPQCTNLPSHRLTLPEVSGQGLCVGSIPPQYQGLCNKTMTLKPGTYYLTGPNGTFWACNTGLTPCLAGQAHNQTHEWCVMVEVWPRVTLHDPEEVYRQYEGNLRLPREPLTITLALILGELIVRGIGAGIGTGAAALSKTNQFHLLQQAMHSDLQALEESVSALEKSLTSLSDVVLQNRRGLDLVFLKEGGLCAALKEECCFYADRTGVVRDSMAKLRERLKQRQSHFEAGQSWFQSWFNSSPWLTTLISTITGPLIILLLILTFGPCIINRLLQFINSRLSITHALVLTQQYQSLKREDIEQTF